The Candidatus Nitrosocosmicus franklandus genome contains a region encoding:
- the gatD gene encoding Glu-tRNA(Gln) amidotransferase subunit GatD, giving the protein MTEKKIDTLDSYSDGDNGKTHYSKNSQQFLNKFKVKIGNDVKIVTKKQEFFGIILPRYETFSDKYIVLKLKSGYNIGIEVKNIVEIISLENGNDNDQSSIKHITDESIVSSSKTSASLFASTSLSTQNLPSKSGTIQEDDHLHFDTKEDSKSLPRILLISTGGTIASKIDYRTGGVTSLLTASELYSVFPELAEYGLIYPEFLFNEYSENIEPRHWSLLADRISRAVTKENYDGIIVSHGTDTMHYTSSALSFALKNIPIPVILVGSQRSSDRPSSDAFSNLVGAIKFIKDAKYSGIFVCMHSNTSDDIIACHIGTRVRKNHTSKRDAFKSLDSLPFAFIENSGIIRYNYPSHNKIIKYKDTSKPFISRTAFDPRVFLLKFYPGFTPSFLEMFLNFDYKVIIIEGTGLGHINKKCFSNILKLINSGIFVFMTSQCIFGRVQMTVYDTGRDLLGLGVIPLSNMSSETAMVKAMWALSNNTGTEDFIKIMKSDYAAEFSDILPLVSSVQEVGRRGE; this is encoded by the coding sequence TTGACCGAAAAAAAAATTGATACTTTAGATTCTTATTCAGATGGTGATAATGGAAAAACCCACTATAGCAAGAATTCTCAACAATTTTTGAACAAATTTAAAGTAAAAATCGGTAATGATGTAAAAATAGTTACTAAAAAACAAGAATTTTTTGGAATTATTTTACCTAGATATGAAACTTTTAGTGATAAATATATAGTGTTAAAATTAAAAAGTGGATACAATATTGGTATAGAGGTTAAGAATATCGTTGAAATCATATCTTTAGAAAACGGTAATGATAATGATCAGTCGTCTATAAAACACATTACAGACGAATCTATCGTTTCGTCCTCTAAAACTTCTGCGTCACTCTTTGCATCTACATCATTATCAACACAAAACCTGCCATCAAAATCCGGCACTATTCAGGAAGATGATCATCTTCACTTTGATACAAAAGAAGATTCAAAATCCTTGCCTAGGATATTGCTTATTAGCACAGGTGGAACTATAGCGAGCAAAATCGATTACAGAACAGGCGGTGTAACATCGCTTTTGACTGCATCAGAATTGTATTCTGTTTTTCCTGAATTAGCAGAATATGGTCTTATTTACCCCGAATTTTTGTTTAACGAATATAGTGAGAATATAGAACCAAGACATTGGTCATTATTGGCCGATCGAATATCTCGTGCAGTTACTAAAGAAAATTATGATGGAATCATTGTATCTCATGGTACCGACACTATGCATTACACCTCCTCTGCATTGAGCTTTGCACTCAAGAACATTCCTATACCTGTGATCTTGGTTGGCTCTCAGCGCTCATCTGATAGACCCTCCTCTGATGCGTTTAGTAACCTAGTTGGTGCAATTAAATTCATAAAAGATGCAAAGTATTCAGGAATTTTTGTTTGTATGCATAGTAATACTTCAGATGATATTATTGCATGCCATATAGGTACGCGAGTAAGAAAAAATCATACTAGCAAACGTGATGCATTTAAATCACTCGATTCACTTCCATTTGCTTTCATCGAAAATTCTGGCATAATAAGATATAACTATCCGTCGCACAATAAAATAATAAAATACAAGGATACTTCAAAACCTTTCATATCAAGAACAGCTTTTGACCCTCGAGTATTTCTTTTAAAATTCTATCCCGGCTTTACCCCATCATTTTTAGAAATGTTTTTGAACTTTGATTATAAAGTCATAATCATAGAGGGTACTGGACTCGGTCATATAAACAAGAAATGTTTTTCAAATATACTAAAATTGATCAACTCAGGTATTTTTGTTTTTATGACGTCTCAGTGTATTTTCGGTAGGGTACAGATGACAGTATACGATACGGGTCGAGATCTTTTGGGGTTGGGTGTTATCCCACTTTCAAATATGAGCTCTGAGACAGCTATGGTAAAAGCCATGTGGGCTTTGAGCAATAATACAGGGACTGAAGATTTCATCAAGATCATGAAGTCCGATTATGCAGCAGAATTTTCTGATATTTTACCTTTGGTTTCTTCTGTACAAGAGGTAGGAAGAAGAGGAGAGTAA
- a CDS encoding acylphosphatase, producing the protein MTEEIRVHIFVRGKVQGVYYRQNTLQKAQELGIFGWVRNLSDGRVEAIMEGSKINIEKMLAWCKEGPVGAYVEDVEIIYEEYKNEFSTFDIIKTL; encoded by the coding sequence TTGACAGAAGAGATTAGAGTTCATATTTTTGTTAGAGGAAAAGTTCAGGGAGTTTATTATCGTCAAAACACACTGCAAAAAGCCCAAGAACTAGGTATTTTCGGCTGGGTTAGAAATTTGTCAGACGGACGAGTAGAAGCGATCATGGAAGGTTCTAAAATCAATATTGAAAAAATGTTAGCTTGGTGTAAAGAAGGTCCTGTAGGCGCCTACGTAGAAGATGTTGAAATTATCTACGAAGAATACAAAAATGAGTTCTCGACTTTTGATATTATCAAAACACTATAA
- the hisA gene encoding 1-(5-phosphoribosyl)-5-[(5-phosphoribosylamino)methylideneamino]imidazole-4-carboxamide isomerase: MKSIAAIDLLDGQVVRLVNGKLENKTIYYNDPLAVAKRWESEGVDMLHLVDLNATLNTGKNNIELILKIIESVNIPVQVAGGIRTINSINRFLDIKKPIKVVIGTFAFKQPEMIQKISKKRLGQIIISVDHNKENVMISGWKEFSGIKLFDAIRFYKELGIKEFLLTNIDKDGTLGGPDIETLVKIHNAFKDIKIVSSGGVSNIIDILKLRNVNCYAVILGKALYDNKLKIEHVQELI; this comes from the coding sequence ATGAAAAGTATCGCAGCAATTGATTTATTGGACGGTCAAGTAGTCAGGCTAGTTAATGGCAAACTCGAAAACAAAACTATATATTACAATGATCCTTTAGCGGTCGCAAAAAGATGGGAATCTGAAGGCGTTGATATGTTGCACCTGGTCGATTTAAATGCAACATTGAATACTGGTAAGAATAACATCGAATTGATATTAAAAATAATAGAATCTGTAAATATTCCAGTCCAGGTGGCTGGCGGAATTAGGACTATAAATAGTATAAATAGGTTCTTGGATATTAAAAAGCCAATTAAAGTTGTTATTGGAACATTTGCCTTTAAGCAACCTGAAATGATACAGAAAATCTCTAAAAAGAGACTTGGTCAGATTATAATATCTGTCGATCATAATAAGGAAAATGTCATGATCTCTGGATGGAAAGAATTTTCTGGCATAAAATTATTTGATGCAATAAGATTTTACAAAGAATTAGGAATCAAAGAGTTCTTGTTAACTAATATAGACAAAGATGGCACATTGGGGGGGCCAGACATAGAAACATTAGTTAAAATACACAATGCTTTCAAGGATATAAAAATTGTTTCTAGTGGAGGGGTTAGTAATATTATCGATATTCTAAAGTTAAGGAATGTTAATTGTTATGCTGTAATATTAGGAAAAGCGTTGTATGACAACAAGCTGAAAATAGAACATGTCCAAGAATTGATCTGA
- a CDS encoding HAD family hydrolase produces MVIGIDQCEAVIFDIDGVLVDVRRSYDKAIIKTVQIILKDSYDIEVANEFPFEKFISKLRNTGGFNNDIDTAYAIILIILHCILINKMNIQQTLVSFDKIIEGLDDKGTNSVEKELEKTGNMRALINELGYPSNGGKDKNENLISTCFNEIFYGPDLFKRQFSREPRYYIEQPLIRNDILIIKEESIKKLSQRFDGNLGLISGRSKVASYFTLGDLIKYFKEAACIFLEDEKREFSKPNPFSLHKVLDNLRVKSALYVGDSVADLLMVKNFNSQVKNKRVYFCGVYGEGSKNNHSVGIATDTNDKINGNNLYKIKKEILKSKKADLIIENVNDLPNILNITKN; encoded by the coding sequence TTGGTTATTGGTATAGATCAGTGCGAGGCTGTTATCTTTGATATCGATGGAGTATTGGTAGACGTCAGAAGATCGTATGATAAAGCTATAATCAAAACAGTTCAGATAATTCTAAAAGATAGTTATGATATTGAAGTTGCAAATGAATTTCCCTTTGAGAAATTCATTTCAAAATTGCGGAACACAGGCGGTTTTAATAATGACATTGATACTGCTTATGCGATTATTTTGATCATATTGCACTGTATTCTGATAAATAAAATGAATATACAACAAACTTTAGTTAGTTTTGATAAGATAATAGAAGGACTCGACGATAAAGGCACGAATTCGGTAGAAAAGGAACTAGAGAAGACGGGCAACATGCGTGCTTTAATAAATGAATTAGGTTATCCAAGCAACGGAGGGAAGGATAAAAACGAAAACCTGATATCTACGTGCTTTAATGAAATTTTTTACGGGCCGGATCTCTTTAAAAGACAATTCAGCAGAGAACCAAGATATTATATTGAACAACCATTAATTAGAAATGATATACTAATAATAAAAGAAGAATCAATCAAAAAACTCTCACAAAGATTCGATGGGAATTTAGGGTTGATATCCGGTAGAAGCAAGGTTGCCTCTTATTTTACTTTAGGCGATCTTATCAAATATTTTAAAGAAGCTGCTTGCATATTTTTGGAGGATGAAAAAAGGGAATTTTCAAAACCAAATCCATTTTCTCTCCACAAAGTATTGGATAATTTAAGAGTAAAAAGTGCGTTGTACGTAGGCGATTCTGTCGCGGATCTCTTGATGGTTAAAAATTTCAATAGTCAAGTAAAAAATAAGAGGGTGTATTTCTGTGGAGTATATGGAGAAGGATCTAAAAACAATCACAGTGTTGGCATCGCTACCGACACAAATGATAAAATCAACGGAAACAACTTGTATAAAATTAAAAAGGAAATATTAAAGTCAAAAAAAGCTGATTTGATTATAGAAAATGTTAATGATTTACCAAATATATTAAATATTACAAAAAATTAA
- the hisF gene encoding imidazole glycerol phosphate synthase subunit HisF: MAVAKRIIPCLDVNKGRVVKGINFKELKDAGDPVKLAKQYSDEGADELIFLDITAAEEHRKTMKDIVKNVASVINIPFTVGGGIKTLEDARDMLLSGADRVSINTAAVVNPELIRELMNIFGKQCIVVAMDVKRTFDKKGKHMFSKDGKDYWFEIQIFGGKKPTGIDAIEWAKKVEKLGAGEILLTSIDTDGTENGYDIELTNAICSKINIPVIASGGCGSVDDILKVYKNTQADAALAASLFHFNKAKLREVKRYLTLNEILVRPP; this comes from the coding sequence ATGGCAGTAGCAAAAAGAATCATACCCTGTTTGGATGTAAATAAAGGCAGGGTCGTAAAAGGCATTAATTTCAAAGAGTTAAAAGATGCTGGCGATCCAGTTAAGCTAGCTAAGCAATATAGTGATGAAGGAGCAGACGAATTAATTTTCCTAGATATTACTGCTGCAGAAGAACACCGTAAAACTATGAAAGACATTGTAAAGAACGTAGCAAGTGTGATTAATATTCCGTTTACCGTAGGAGGCGGGATCAAGACTTTAGAGGACGCACGTGATATGTTACTAAGCGGTGCTGACAGAGTATCGATTAACACCGCAGCAGTAGTAAACCCTGAATTGATTCGAGAACTAATGAATATTTTCGGAAAACAATGTATAGTAGTAGCCATGGATGTAAAGAGAACTTTTGATAAAAAAGGAAAACACATGTTTTCCAAGGACGGAAAAGATTACTGGTTTGAAATACAAATTTTTGGTGGAAAGAAACCCACAGGAATCGATGCCATAGAATGGGCAAAAAAAGTAGAAAAATTAGGAGCGGGAGAGATACTCTTGACAAGTATCGATACAGACGGGACAGAAAATGGATATGATATAGAATTGACTAATGCGATCTGTAGTAAAATAAATATTCCAGTTATTGCATCAGGAGGTTGCGGTTCAGTTGACGACATATTAAAGGTATACAAAAACACACAAGCCGACGCTGCATTAGCCGCTTCACTGTTTCATTTCAATAAGGCAAAATTAAGGGAAGTTAAAAGGTATCTGACATTAAACGAGATCTTGGTAAGACCACCATAA
- a CDS encoding diaminopimelate decarboxylase family protein: protein MVENVVQIIQNKKTLSRINRFITNEEINQLVEEYGTPLYLVDEGTLHEKVLELKNAYEKFQGRDVRIAYSIKANFNPSILKTFIKDNITFDLTSLGELFFVRELKINPDNIIYTSVTEELEEYKQVLSYGIKRVVVSSYFGLINLSQAANIVGLIPKVMVRINPEVGVKAEVRASYKNGKFGVPLNGGKVDSAYYIVKSIFRDPMLEFEGFHFHLGSQITNFVCYINALERLNSLLNKLKKEISNFSLRTLDIGGGTPVFYNEPVPTPQEMASVYLDKLNELVSYHGKFTLMIESGRFLVAESSLMISKIVNTKEYSDHKIVILDTGYHLLLDAALLKQEYPQEVVLNKSNNNHLYLSDRNKQYTGKNIHLAGRLCDTFDVFHTSKVSDLSYANIGNYILFYNVGAYSLVFNMPFHCQTKPPVLMKTCDGSIKLIRKGTSFNDLYIEEGGLIP from the coding sequence ATGGTTGAAAATGTAGTACAGATTATTCAAAACAAAAAAACATTATCAAGAATAAATCGTTTTATTACAAACGAGGAGATAAATCAGTTAGTCGAGGAGTACGGAACTCCTTTATATTTAGTTGATGAGGGAACGTTACATGAAAAAGTTTTAGAACTTAAGAATGCATATGAAAAATTTCAAGGCCGAGATGTAAGGATCGCATATTCAATTAAAGCTAACTTTAATCCGTCTATTCTTAAAACATTCATCAAGGATAATATTACATTCGATCTTACATCACTTGGCGAATTATTCTTTGTTAGAGAATTAAAAATTAATCCCGATAATATTATCTATACTAGTGTAACGGAAGAATTAGAAGAATATAAACAGGTATTATCATACGGTATTAAGAGAGTTGTTGTTAGCTCATACTTTGGCTTGATTAATCTATCACAAGCTGCAAATATTGTTGGTTTGATTCCCAAAGTAATGGTGCGCATAAATCCTGAAGTGGGGGTTAAAGCTGAAGTACGTGCATCGTACAAAAATGGCAAGTTCGGAGTTCCCTTAAATGGTGGAAAGGTTGATTCGGCTTATTATATTGTTAAATCAATTTTTCGTGATCCGATGCTCGAGTTTGAGGGGTTTCATTTTCACCTGGGATCTCAAATTACAAACTTTGTATGTTATATCAATGCATTGGAAAGATTAAACTCTCTTTTGAATAAACTTAAAAAAGAGATTTCTAATTTTTCACTTAGGACGTTGGATATTGGAGGTGGAACTCCGGTTTTCTATAATGAACCAGTTCCTACTCCACAGGAAATGGCGTCTGTGTATTTAGATAAACTGAATGAATTGGTATCTTATCATGGTAAGTTTACCCTAATGATAGAAAGCGGTAGGTTCCTTGTAGCAGAATCTTCTTTAATGATTTCAAAAATTGTCAATACTAAAGAATATAGTGATCACAAGATCGTAATTCTGGATACAGGTTATCATTTGTTATTGGATGCTGCTCTTCTCAAGCAAGAATATCCACAAGAAGTAGTATTAAATAAGAGTAACAATAATCACCTTTACCTTTCAGATCGTAATAAACAGTATACTGGAAAAAATATTCACCTTGCAGGACGATTATGTGATACTTTTGATGTTTTTCATACATCAAAAGTATCTGATTTATCGTATGCAAATATAGGGAATTATATTTTGTTCTACAATGTAGGAGCCTATTCTTTAGTTTTTAATATGCCGTTTCATTGTCAGACCAAACCGCCAGTTCTCATGAAGACATGCGATGGTAGCATAAAATTAATACGAAAAGGTACTTCTTTTAATGATCTATATATAGAAGAAGGCGGCTTAATTCCTTAA
- the gatE gene encoding Glu-tRNA(Gln) amidotransferase subunit GatE, which yields MSFDLDKLNVKVGFEIHQQLNTPTKLFCSCDSKGSDDSYDFSFIRVLRPTKSELGDFDRAALFEHAKMSSIKYYSKIGYSCLVEADEEPPHDVNKDALETASLFSLALKSNIVDEIHVMRKLVIDGSNVSGFQRTMLISTGGYLEVENFRKVGVQSICLEEDAAKLISTTNPKFKEYGLDRLGIPLVEIALEPISGTPTEIVNVALTLGRLLRSSKRVTRGIGSIRQDVNISVNGGQVVEVKGVQQLSQLVKVLDYETKRQFGMIKIAEEFSSRNIEDSLIGDKIVDVTSLFNNSSSNVIKKILKTPDPVIKCIRLKKFAGLVGYEPVKDIRIGKELGEFVRFFGLGGLFHSDELPNYGITNSEIENIKKSLDIVQDSDDAFIIIGGNRNKIDNLIDPLIKRIIQFKYGVVAETRSATLDGTTIFSRPRPGSSRMYPETDIMPIPIDPELIDKLKDKIPLPWNELIKRIMKKYGLNMKLSEQIFDSDYYELFETIVQANPSSSSSSSSSSSSMFSLSPTFVASKLTEDIVSLSRNNLDKNLLTDEMILEIFDRLGKGLVAKESVILIFEKIMKGESISVQEAIDSLNLTKMDETELYSLLDKIFNDNLNIIRERGVNSMGILMGKSMSVLRGKADGSKINNYLKCKLEAFLKNESTK from the coding sequence ATGAGTTTCGACCTTGATAAATTGAATGTCAAAGTTGGATTCGAAATACATCAACAACTAAATACACCAACAAAATTATTTTGTAGCTGTGATAGCAAGGGTTCAGATGATTCATATGATTTTAGTTTTATTCGTGTCTTAAGACCAACTAAAAGTGAATTGGGAGATTTTGATAGGGCTGCCTTATTTGAACATGCTAAAATGAGTTCTATCAAATATTATTCTAAAATTGGGTACAGTTGCTTGGTTGAAGCTGATGAAGAGCCCCCACATGATGTAAACAAAGATGCACTTGAAACAGCATCGCTCTTTTCTTTAGCATTAAAATCTAATATAGTTGATGAAATTCATGTCATGAGAAAACTGGTTATTGATGGCTCAAATGTTAGTGGATTTCAGAGAACGATGTTGATATCTACAGGTGGTTATCTGGAAGTAGAAAATTTCAGAAAAGTTGGTGTGCAAAGCATTTGCTTGGAGGAGGATGCCGCGAAATTAATTTCGACTACAAATCCAAAATTTAAAGAATATGGATTAGATCGACTGGGAATCCCGCTCGTAGAGATCGCACTAGAACCTATTTCTGGTACTCCTACAGAAATTGTAAATGTGGCACTCACCCTGGGAAGATTACTTCGAAGCAGTAAAAGAGTAACAAGAGGGATCGGAAGTATAAGACAAGACGTGAATATTTCTGTCAATGGAGGACAAGTTGTAGAGGTCAAGGGAGTACAGCAATTATCTCAACTAGTTAAAGTATTGGACTATGAAACAAAAAGACAGTTTGGTATGATTAAAATCGCAGAGGAATTTAGTAGTAGAAATATCGAGGATTCGTTAATTGGAGATAAGATTGTTGATGTGACATCTTTATTTAATAATTCATCATCTAACGTTATAAAGAAGATTCTGAAAACTCCTGATCCTGTTATTAAGTGTATTCGCTTGAAAAAATTTGCAGGACTTGTTGGGTATGAACCTGTAAAGGATATTAGAATTGGAAAGGAGTTAGGGGAATTCGTTAGATTTTTTGGATTAGGTGGTCTCTTCCATTCAGATGAATTACCTAATTACGGAATCACAAATTCTGAGATCGAGAACATTAAGAAATCTCTTGATATTGTTCAAGATAGCGATGATGCATTTATTATTATCGGAGGTAACAGGAACAAGATTGATAATCTGATAGATCCATTAATTAAGCGAATAATTCAGTTCAAATACGGTGTGGTTGCAGAAACCCGTTCAGCTACATTAGATGGGACTACTATTTTCTCACGTCCTAGGCCAGGTTCGTCTCGTATGTATCCTGAAACAGATATAATGCCAATTCCAATCGATCCAGAGTTGATTGATAAGTTAAAGGACAAGATACCTTTACCATGGAACGAATTGATCAAACGAATTATGAAAAAATATGGTTTAAATATGAAATTATCTGAACAAATATTTGATTCTGACTATTATGAATTATTTGAAACTATAGTTCAGGCTAATCCCTCTTCCTCCTCCTCTTCCTCCTCCTCTTCCTCTTCGATGTTTAGTCTTTCTCCTACATTTGTTGCATCAAAACTTACTGAGGATATCGTGAGTCTTTCAAGAAATAATCTTGATAAAAACCTCCTAACCGACGAAATGATTCTTGAAATCTTTGATAGATTAGGAAAAGGACTTGTTGCAAAAGAATCAGTTATCTTGATTTTTGAAAAAATAATGAAGGGAGAAAGCATATCAGTACAAGAAGCAATAGATTCACTCAATTTAACCAAAATGGATGAAACAGAACTTTATTCACTGTTGGATAAAATATTTAATGATAATCTCAATATCATAAGAGAAAGGGGCGTTAATTCTATGGGTATACTTATGGGCAAGAGCATGTCAGTTTTAAGAGGCAAAGCAGATGGCAGTAAGATCAACAATTATTTAAAGTGCAAATTAGAAGCTTTCCTTAAAAATGAATCAACTAAATAA
- a CDS encoding winged helix-turn-helix domain-containing protein, which yields MKYRNRTEIISNILNAANGGISKTKIMYKAFLSYAQIREYLPILLENNLLALGPDGKYRTTEKGIRFLKMNEEIQELIESKSLQDDFT from the coding sequence GTGAAATATCGGAACAGGACCGAAATAATATCTAATATTCTAAACGCAGCTAATGGAGGCATTTCTAAAACGAAAATAATGTACAAGGCATTTCTTTCTTATGCTCAGATCAGAGAATATCTACCTATTTTATTAGAAAATAACTTACTGGCATTAGGTCCTGATGGTAAATACCGTACAACTGAAAAAGGGATTAGATTCTTGAAGATGAATGAGGAGATCCAAGAATTAATAGAATCAAAATCGCTTCAAGATGACTTTACATAG
- a CDS encoding 4Fe-4S dicluster domain-containing protein, whose amino-acid sequence MPIDPDFPKNHQVIGKIKMSDGEHFHYLWGPGSLKEAAENSEVKEAFAAKGEEVGPLGVSGTMVAVDWDSCVADGACIEACPVQVFQWYRTEHDVPAKEVSNYEWEGTGSSEKEERKDYTDKADPIREHDCIWCMACVSVCPPQAIKVDQSALEFHEKASGTFNEELSKGSAPPPHAH is encoded by the coding sequence ATGCCAATCGATCCAGATTTTCCAAAAAATCATCAGGTAATTGGAAAGATAAAAATGTCAGACGGTGAACATTTTCATTATTTATGGGGCCCAGGTTCACTAAAAGAAGCCGCAGAAAATTCAGAAGTTAAAGAAGCATTTGCAGCAAAGGGAGAAGAAGTGGGACCATTGGGTGTAAGTGGGACCATGGTAGCAGTCGACTGGGACTCATGTGTAGCAGATGGTGCATGTATTGAGGCCTGTCCAGTACAGGTATTTCAATGGTATAGAACTGAGCACGATGTACCAGCTAAGGAAGTTTCAAATTATGAATGGGAAGGTACTGGTTCTTCTGAAAAAGAAGAAAGGAAGGATTATACTGATAAGGCAGATCCAATTAGAGAACACGATTGCATCTGGTGTATGGCATGTGTATCAGTATGTCCACCTCAAGCAATAAAGGTAGATCAATCTGCATTAGAATTCCACGAGAAAGCATCAGGAACATTTAATGAAGAATTATCAAAAGGAAGTGCACCTCCGCCGCACGCACACTAA
- the hisH gene encoding imidazole glycerol phosphate synthase subunit HisH has protein sequence MIKVSIFDYGAGNIFSLKSSLQRNGADEVKITNYLDFDSISDEIDGIILPGVGNFDPAIISINKCRAGFSKIIEKNIPVLGICLGMEMLFEKSEEGKLAGLDIIKGEVLSLPKNLVKIPHIGWNCLEITEKDSKLFEGVSNGSWVYFVHSYYTTPKDSDIITSTSNYGINIPASIEVNNIYCTQFHPEKSSTTGERMIKNFVKICKRSK, from the coding sequence ATGATAAAAGTATCAATATTCGATTATGGTGCTGGAAATATTTTTAGTTTGAAATCGTCTTTACAAAGAAATGGAGCAGATGAGGTAAAGATAACAAATTATCTCGATTTTGATAGTATATCCGATGAGATAGATGGGATAATATTACCCGGAGTTGGAAATTTTGACCCTGCAATCATATCAATAAATAAATGTAGAGCAGGGTTTTCAAAGATTATAGAAAAAAATATACCCGTTTTGGGCATATGCCTAGGAATGGAGATGTTATTTGAGAAGAGCGAGGAGGGAAAGTTAGCTGGATTAGACATAATAAAAGGAGAAGTACTATCTCTACCAAAGAATTTGGTAAAAATTCCACATATAGGATGGAATTGTTTGGAGATAACAGAGAAAGATAGTAAATTATTTGAGGGAGTATCTAATGGATCATGGGTTTATTTTGTACATTCTTATTATACAACACCCAAGGATAGTGACATTATAACGTCGACATCAAATTATGGGATAAATATCCCTGCTTCAATAGAAGTTAATAATATATATTGTACCCAATTTCACCCCGAGAAATCAAGCACAACAGGGGAAAGAATGATAAAAAATTTTGTAAAAATTTGTAAAAGATCAAAATGA
- a CDS encoding imidazoleglycerol-phosphate dehydratase: MQIVIIKDHQRTGVIERKTKETSIVVKIDLDGKGISKISTGIDFLDHLIISFSKHSKIDLQLTAKSEDGIRHHLIEDTGIVLGQAVNKALGKRENINRFGNATIPMDESVSSAAVDLIKRQFSHLELKLERENIEGISQEDIIHFFQSFIGNLNCCMHIIVHYGINDHHKIESAIKATAVALKSAIKIDPDHEGGLPTTKGMM; the protein is encoded by the coding sequence ATGCAAATAGTGATTATAAAGGATCATCAGCGCACGGGTGTGATAGAGAGAAAGACGAAGGAAACAAGCATCGTCGTTAAGATTGATTTAGATGGAAAAGGAATTTCAAAAATAAGCACTGGAATTGATTTCTTAGATCACCTAATAATCTCGTTTTCAAAGCATAGCAAAATTGATCTTCAATTAACCGCCAAAAGCGAGGACGGTATTAGGCATCACTTAATAGAAGATACAGGAATCGTACTGGGTCAAGCTGTAAATAAGGCACTTGGTAAAAGAGAGAACATCAACCGTTTCGGAAATGCTACAATTCCCATGGACGAATCAGTTTCAAGCGCTGCTGTCGATCTGATAAAGAGACAATTTAGTCATCTCGAGTTAAAATTAGAAAGAGAAAATATAGAGGGCATATCACAAGAAGATATTATTCATTTTTTTCAATCATTTATTGGGAATTTGAATTGCTGTATGCATATTATTGTACATTATGGTATAAATGATCATCACAAGATTGAATCTGCTATAAAAGCAACCGCGGTAGCATTGAAAAGCGCAATCAAAATAGATCCAGATCATGAAGGAGGACTTCCAACTACCAAAGGTATGATGTAA